Genomic window (Marinifilum sp. JC120):
ATCGGCGGGCTGGCACTGGGCAGACTGATTGTTTCCTGATTGCAAACAAACATTTAATACGGAGTACCTGTCATGACTTTAACTGAAAAAGCAGTAAGACTCAAAATCTTCACCGGAGAGGAAAATAGAATCAAGCATCGTCCCCTCTACGAAGTCATTGTTGAAGAAGCCCGAAATCAGGGTCTTGCCGGAGCATCGGTTTACAAAGGCGTGATGGGCTATGGTGCCAACAGCCAAGTCCGCACCACTTCCATCCTCCGACTCTCCGCAGACCTGCCTTTGATCATCGAGATTGTTGATCAACCTGAAAAAATTGAAAAGTTTACAGAATTCCTAAGCGAAAATATAACCGAAGGACTTGTCACCTCCGAAGAGGTGAACATAGTCATTCATAAACACAACAAGGGTTCAAAATAATTATCGGTTACAGAAGTTGACCACTGTTCCGGGAATACTATTGAGAGGTATAATCTTATCCACTCCGCCAAGCTTAATGGCTTCCTGCGGCATGCCGAACACAACGCAGGAAGCCTCATCCTGAGCAATGCAATGGGTTCCCGCATCATGTAATTCTTTCATGCCCTTAGCCCCGTCATCGCCCATTCCAGTCATAATGACTCCTACTGCATTCTTGCCTGCACTTGAAGCACCGGAACGGAAAAGCACATCCACGGAAGGTCTATGGCGACTAACCAGAGGACCGTCTTTTATCTCAACATAATAACGGGCACCGGAACGTTTAAGCAGCATATGCTTATTACCGGGAGCAATCAGGGCCTGCCCTCTTAAAATACTATCGCCATCTCTGGCTTCCTTGACGGTGATACGGCAAATAGTATCCAACCTTGAAGCAAATGCAGCAGTAAACTTCTCCGGCATGTGCTGCACAATAGCGATTCCCGGACAATCAAGAGGCATGTTTTGCAAAAAACTCTGAATTGCCTCGGTCCCCCCGGTGGAAGCCCCCACAAGAACAACCTTTTCAGTAGTCTGTAGAGTTGTGACTCTTGGACGCGACTTGGGCAGAACCGCGTCAGCGGAAAGCTTAGGCTGAACTGACATGGGACGCGCTGAAAGCTTCCGGGGCTTTGTCATAGCCGCAGCCTTGACAACATCGCAGACCCGGATGCTGGATTCTTCAAAAAATTGTTTAGTCCCAAC
Coding sequences:
- a CDS encoding chemotaxis response regulator protein-glutamate methylesterase yields the protein MINKTKVLIVDDSALVRQALQQLFATDSNIEVVGSASDPFAAAEIMKRVVPDVITLDIEMPKMDGLTFLRKLMTQHPIPVVICSTLTEQGSDAYMKALEFGAVEVITKPKVGTKQFFEESSIRVCDVVKAAAMTKPRKLSARPMSVQPKLSADAVLPKSRPRVTTLQTTEKVVLVGASTGGTEAIQSFLQNMPLDCPGIAIVQHMPEKFTAAFASRLDTICRITVKEARDGDSILRGQALIAPGNKHMLLKRSGARYYVEIKDGPLVSRHRPSVDVLFRSGASSAGKNAVGVIMTGMGDDGAKGMKELHDAGTHCIAQDEASCVVFGMPQEAIKLGGVDKIIPLNSIPGTVVNFCNR
- a CDS encoding DUF190 domain-containing protein, whose product is MTLTEKAVRLKIFTGEENRIKHRPLYEVIVEEARNQGLAGASVYKGVMGYGANSQVRTTSILRLSADLPLIIEIVDQPEKIEKFTEFLSENITEGLVTSEEVNIVIHKHNKGSK